Proteins encoded by one window of Halobacteriovorax sp. GB3:
- a CDS encoding type 1 glutamine amidotransferase: MTKPIAIIDCSIQTPAHQCFNRLVDYFDMPFTYHLPSLYGMESLKKCDFNKAIILGSLSNVEDRLPWQIELADFSYEKIKEGHAFLGICFGHQLMADRFGGQVSSISDNNLPQNGTRQFEILSDTPLFQKGESFKTVITHSYEVTVLPKDFIHLATSKSCHYEALAHKALPYYSFQGHPEASMAFIQRQVKIIKEQEILKAQEDGLEIIRRFIEL; encoded by the coding sequence ATGACTAAACCTATTGCTATAATTGATTGCTCAATTCAAACGCCCGCCCATCAATGCTTTAACAGACTGGTTGATTACTTTGATATGCCATTTACATATCATCTTCCCTCTCTCTATGGAATGGAGTCGTTAAAAAAATGTGACTTTAACAAGGCCATTATTCTCGGTTCTTTATCAAATGTTGAAGATCGTCTGCCTTGGCAAATAGAATTGGCCGACTTTTCCTATGAAAAAATAAAAGAGGGCCATGCCTTTCTTGGAATCTGCTTTGGTCACCAGCTAATGGCCGATCGCTTTGGTGGACAAGTCAGCTCAATCAGCGATAATAACCTACCTCAAAATGGAACCCGCCAATTTGAAATTCTCAGTGATACTCCCCTTTTTCAAAAAGGAGAAAGTTTCAAAACCGTTATCACTCATAGCTATGAAGTTACAGTGTTGCCAAAAGATTTTATTCACCTTGCAACATCAAAATCCTGTCACTATGAAGCATTGGCCCACAAGGCCCTTCCCTACTATAGTTTCCAAGGTCACCCAGAAGCTTCCATGGCGTTCATTCAAAGACAGGTCAAAATAATAAAAGAACAAGAAATTCTCAAGGCCCAAGAAGATGGCCTTGAGATTATTAGACGTTTTATAGAACTTTAA
- a CDS encoding alpha/beta fold hydrolase yields the protein MKAEYQTLCLRDGTDLHLKVKEVGSPIWIVATHGIGEHLERHSYLTKLFGSDFNICQYDLRGHGKSGGEGAYVDSFEHFYEDLEEVILYLQSKYKMSRYILFGHSMGALITSGFLQERLSNVTNPELVYLNAPPIGMPGPMGDVLDLAPKSLFRQLVKLPLSLKLGGLVDLSFLSHNIQVKDDYIHDELNHVKLHSKLLLELVKASKYVYSRPLRVDFKAYCSYGSEDKVVGVEAIENYFKHTEKGFKVKCFEGAYHEIHNEIDKFKRPYFKYLKEVFHSCLYPDS from the coding sequence ATGAAAGCTGAATATCAAACGTTGTGCTTAAGAGATGGAACAGACCTCCATCTTAAGGTTAAGGAAGTTGGTAGTCCAATATGGATCGTTGCCACACATGGAATAGGGGAGCATTTAGAAAGACATAGTTATTTAACGAAGCTCTTTGGAAGTGACTTCAATATTTGCCAATACGATCTTCGAGGACATGGAAAAAGTGGTGGAGAAGGCGCTTATGTCGACTCTTTTGAGCACTTCTATGAAGACCTAGAAGAAGTGATCCTCTATTTGCAGTCAAAGTATAAGATGTCTCGCTACATTCTTTTTGGTCACTCTATGGGTGCCCTCATTACATCAGGATTTTTACAAGAACGTTTAAGTAACGTTACAAATCCTGAATTAGTTTACTTAAATGCTCCACCAATAGGAATGCCTGGGCCAATGGGAGATGTCTTAGATCTCGCACCAAAGTCACTCTTTAGACAGTTGGTAAAGTTGCCTCTATCTCTTAAACTTGGTGGTTTAGTTGATTTGAGTTTTCTCTCTCATAATATCCAAGTTAAAGACGACTATATTCACGATGAACTCAATCATGTGAAACTTCATTCTAAACTTCTTTTAGAGCTTGTGAAGGCCTCGAAGTATGTCTATTCAAGACCTTTACGAGTCGATTTTAAGGCCTATTGCAGCTATGGTTCAGAAGATAAGGTTGTTGGAGTTGAGGCCATTGAGAATTACTTTAAACACACTGAGAAGGGATTTAAAGTGAAGTGCTTCGAAGGTGCTTACCACGAGATTCACAATGAGATTGATAAATTTAAAAGACCTTACTTCAAATATTTAAAAGAAGTCTTTCATAGCTGTCTCTATCCTGATTCTTAA
- a CDS encoding DUF4442 domain-containing protein, with amino-acid sequence MKKLISKKMLYRFINFYPPFIGAGVKVRVLNDECSELEVSMKLTRFNKNYVGTHFGGSLYSMCDPFYMLILMQHLGRDYLVWDKSASIDFRRPGRTKVKAHFKISKDRIKSIIDEVNELGKCEPIFNVDVLDENDKLVATIEKKLWVKKKS; translated from the coding sequence TTGAAAAAGTTAATATCTAAGAAAATGCTCTACCGATTTATTAATTTTTACCCACCTTTCATTGGCGCAGGGGTCAAGGTTAGGGTTTTAAATGATGAGTGTTCAGAATTAGAGGTGAGCATGAAGCTCACTCGTTTTAATAAAAATTACGTCGGTACTCACTTTGGTGGGTCTTTATATTCTATGTGTGATCCCTTTTATATGCTCATTCTAATGCAGCACTTGGGGCGAGATTATCTTGTTTGGGACAAGAGTGCCTCGATTGATTTTAGGCGCCCTGGTAGAACAAAAGTGAAGGCCCATTTCAAAATAAGTAAAGATAGAATCAAAAGTATAATTGATGAAGTGAATGAGCTCGGAAAGTGCGAACCCATTTTCAATGTCGATGTTTTAGATGAAAACGATAAACTCGTTGCGACTATCGAGAAGAAGCTTTGGGTTAAGAAGAAGTCTTAG
- a CDS encoding response regulator codes for MKVLIIDDDLDFRKSVEHIFITDQMTILHAEDGGSAFMAIEQFPIDLIIIDDKLPGQNGKELIPKIRESFDKNELPIIVGTSTMEDETIIHYLRLGANDYLIKPINKEVLRARVQSLLKIRELYMLNLKKREIQTINRIISTYNGRIKEPLSVARKQLERSINEQNLEQCSQIINKLNEITSIVREVSEISEKQFNELCKGALIDDKSHNTDHLKT; via the coding sequence ATGAAAGTCCTAATCATCGATGACGATCTTGATTTTAGAAAGAGCGTCGAACACATTTTTATCACTGATCAAATGACAATTCTCCATGCTGAAGATGGTGGCTCGGCCTTTATGGCCATAGAACAATTTCCCATTGATCTCATTATTATTGATGACAAATTACCAGGACAAAATGGAAAAGAGCTGATCCCTAAAATACGTGAAAGCTTTGATAAGAATGAACTCCCCATCATTGTTGGAACCTCCACCATGGAAGATGAAACGATCATCCACTATTTGAGATTAGGGGCCAATGACTACTTAATTAAACCTATTAATAAAGAAGTTCTAAGAGCGCGAGTTCAATCCCTTTTAAAGATTAGGGAGCTTTATATGCTCAATCTTAAAAAGCGTGAGATCCAAACGATCAATCGAATCATCTCGACTTATAACGGAAGAATTAAAGAACCACTTTCTGTTGCCAGAAAGCAGCTCGAGCGTTCAATCAATGAACAAAATTTAGAGCAATGTTCACAGATCATAAATAAACTTAATGAAATCACTTCTATCGTTAGAGAAGTTAGTGAAATTTCAGAGAAACAATTCAACGAACTTTGTAAGGGAGCCCTTATCGATGATAAATCCCACAATACAGATCATTTAAAGACCTAG